A region from the Desulfomonilaceae bacterium genome encodes:
- a CDS encoding tetratricopeptide repeat protein, giving the protein MMDREGMVKPNLSLRKENGSSVYSFLGFLILGIIVVVIVFFFPWGEMLKGGPNPELAAANQAMSKKEFDKALKLFDKYITANPGDAAGYIGRSRVYVQLGDLGRAAEDAKAAVAKDPNSAPAYGQEAIVLKLKGQMPEALKVFTKAIQLDPKYAWAYAQRADLYSRAQENDKALKDVNKALEYKPGFVEGYRMRAWILSRMGKCKDAFDDFQKVAKMGPNDAWTLQDTAWFLLTCPDENLQDPTKAMDLAKKALDMMGAQDGVFQETIAEAYFKQGDPLKAAEHQKKALEMGSKKCPDESCIKEMKERLKKYELAGRQEVRTSYEILPLDSNQ; this is encoded by the coding sequence ATGATGGATCGTGAAGGCATGGTGAAGCCGAATTTGAGTCTTCGGAAAGAAAATGGATCGTCGGTCTATAGTTTCTTAGGGTTTTTGATATTAGGTATAATCGTTGTAGTGATAGTATTTTTCTTCCCGTGGGGGGAAATGCTAAAAGGAGGCCCGAATCCGGAACTGGCAGCAGCTAACCAGGCGATGTCCAAGAAGGAATTTGATAAGGCCCTTAAACTTTTTGATAAGTACATCACAGCCAATCCTGGAGATGCGGCCGGATACATTGGCAGATCTAGGGTATACGTGCAACTTGGGGATCTTGGTCGAGCCGCTGAAGACGCCAAGGCGGCCGTAGCTAAGGATCCAAACAGCGCGCCGGCTTATGGCCAGGAGGCTATTGTTCTGAAGCTCAAGGGGCAGATGCCTGAAGCTCTCAAGGTTTTTACAAAGGCCATCCAGTTGGATCCCAAATACGCGTGGGCATATGCCCAAAGGGCTGATCTTTATTCCAGGGCTCAGGAAAATGATAAAGCCCTCAAAGATGTCAACAAGGCACTGGAATACAAACCTGGTTTTGTTGAAGGATACCGGATGCGGGCCTGGATTTTGAGTAGGATGGGAAAATGCAAGGACGCTTTTGATGATTTCCAGAAAGTGGCCAAAATGGGTCCCAATGACGCGTGGACGCTTCAAGACACAGCATGGTTTCTGCTTACATGCCCTGATGAAAATCTCCAGGATCCCACAAAGGCTATGGATCTAGCTAAAAAAGCCTTGGACATGATGGGAGCGCAGGACGGAGTATTCCAGGAGACTATAGCTGAAGCGTATTTCAAACAGGGTGACCCTCTGAAAGCTGCTGAACATCAGAAAAAAGCGTTGGAAATGGGTTCAAAAAAATGCCCGGACGAATCTTGTATAAAAGAGATGAAGGAACGGCTAAAGAAATATGAATTGGCTGGGAGGCAGGAAGTAAGGACCTCTTACGAAATTTTGCCTCTTGACAGTAATCAATAG
- a CDS encoding sulfite exporter TauE/SafE family protein codes for MAHAKWDYEMSMNILKDKKRLRILALMLIPAALTGLALASDQYLGGEKAYQPSYYNPTIFLVSMAVGLCAGLITGCIGAGGGFVITPALMSIGVKGILAVGTDLFHIFAKAIMGTVVHKKLGNVSVSLAIAFLVGSGLGVTGGGYINRAIYEYNPVLSDLFISIVYVVLLGFLGFYALIDFLKLRKSEGDVGAHGGESAHGEAAASGKVGLPAKLQAAKIPPLITFDEDLTPGGKKIPALFVAICGGIVGFAAAIMGVGGGFLTFPIFVYVLGVSSFTTVGTDILQIIFTAGYAAIFQYAVYGFIFYTLAMGMLLGSLIGIQVGALTTKVVKGIHIRGFYAITILAGFINRFFAMPEKLKKMEIIDISGSLALGIEFVGAIIFWIVIGVFGVWVISKFIAGTKTLRGEV; via the coding sequence ATGGCCCACGCAAAGTGGGATTATGAGATGTCCATGAATATCCTGAAGGACAAAAAAAGGCTTCGGATTCTTGCGCTAATGTTGATTCCAGCGGCGTTGACAGGCTTGGCGCTCGCTAGTGATCAGTATCTCGGGGGTGAAAAAGCATACCAGCCATCCTATTACAACCCTACAATCTTTCTAGTTTCAATGGCGGTAGGTTTATGCGCCGGCTTGATCACAGGATGCATCGGCGCCGGCGGAGGCTTTGTCATTACTCCTGCTCTTATGAGTATAGGGGTTAAAGGAATATTGGCAGTGGGAACCGACCTTTTCCACATTTTCGCCAAGGCCATCATGGGTACAGTCGTGCACAAGAAACTCGGAAACGTTTCGGTTTCGCTTGCCATAGCCTTTCTTGTGGGCTCAGGACTTGGGGTTACCGGCGGGGGCTATATAAATAGAGCTATCTATGAATACAATCCGGTGCTGAGCGACTTGTTCATCAGCATCGTTTATGTAGTACTACTGGGTTTTTTAGGATTTTATGCGCTCATAGACTTTCTGAAATTGAGAAAATCTGAAGGTGATGTTGGGGCTCACGGGGGAGAAAGCGCGCATGGAGAAGCCGCAGCTTCAGGTAAAGTTGGTCTCCCGGCAAAGCTGCAAGCAGCTAAAATCCCTCCTTTGATCACATTTGACGAAGATCTCACCCCTGGAGGCAAAAAGATCCCCGCTCTTTTTGTAGCAATCTGCGGAGGAATTGTTGGTTTTGCCGCCGCTATAATGGGCGTAGGCGGAGGGTTTCTCACTTTTCCCATATTCGTTTACGTTTTGGGTGTTTCCTCTTTCACTACAGTTGGAACTGACATTCTCCAGATTATCTTCACTGCCGGCTATGCAGCCATTTTTCAATATGCTGTGTATGGATTCATTTTTTACACACTTGCCATGGGTATGCTTCTCGGATCCCTGATAGGGATTCAAGTTGGAGCCTTAACTACCAAAGTGGTTAAAGGAATTCATATAAGGGGATTTTACGCCATCACAATTCTGGCGGGTTTTATAAACAGATTCTTCGCCATGCCCGAAAAACTGAAAAAAATGGAAATTATCGATATTTCCGGATCGTTAGCCCTGGGGATAGAATTCGTTGGAGCAATTATATTCTGGATCGTTATCGGCGTCTTTGGAGTGTGGGTTATAAGCAAGTTCATAGCGGGAACCAAGACGCTTAGAGGGGAGGTTTAG
- a CDS encoding DUF1848 domain-containing protein, whose protein sequence is MKIISASRRTDIPAFHSDWLINRLREGVAHVGSPFNNKLRSVSLAPENVIAIIFWTKNSAPLTRYLDEISTRGYDFTFLYTVNNYPKLVEPNVPEIGLTMRTLEHLFDRYGSSALRWRYDTIILTETLNRSWHINNFRKLCGIMGPLVDECIFSFCDYYKKTKAKMRNHLPDHHEPTQEEAVKLALELADVASEHGIRMLSCAHDFLSQGPIGSARCIDRQFLKRVVTASNKLERLANVKSRPTRKGCRCDYSIDIGEYNTCDHNCVYCYASNEHRIKDDSRVQES, encoded by the coding sequence ATGAAAATTATTTCAGCAAGTCGCAGGACGGACATTCCAGCTTTTCACTCCGATTGGCTCATAAATCGATTGCGGGAAGGGGTGGCGCATGTCGGTTCTCCTTTCAACAATAAGCTTAGATCAGTGTCATTGGCGCCAGAAAATGTTATCGCCATCATTTTTTGGACAAAAAACTCAGCGCCTCTTACGCGTTATTTGGATGAAATCTCAACTAGAGGTTATGATTTCACATTTCTATATACGGTGAACAATTATCCTAAACTTGTGGAACCTAATGTTCCTGAAATTGGTCTTACTATGAGAACTCTGGAACATCTGTTTGACCGTTACGGTTCAAGCGCGCTTCGATGGCGTTACGATACCATTATATTGACTGAGACCCTGAATAGGTCATGGCATATCAACAACTTTAGGAAATTATGCGGTATAATGGGACCACTGGTTGACGAATGTATATTCAGTTTTTGCGATTACTATAAAAAAACGAAAGCTAAAATGCGAAATCACTTACCTGATCATCATGAACCAACACAGGAGGAAGCCGTAAAACTTGCTTTAGAGTTGGCTGATGTCGCGTCTGAACATGGGATCAGGATGTTGTCCTGCGCACATGACTTCCTTTCTCAAGGACCGATCGGTTCCGCCAGATGTATTGACAGACAATTCCTGAAGCGAGTCGTTACTGCTTCCAACAAGTTGGAGCGCTTGGCGAACGTCAAGAGTCGACCCACAAGGAAAGGTTGCCGATGCGACTATTCTATTGATATAGGGGAATACAATACATGCGATCACAATTGTGTGTATTGCTACGCTAGTAATGAACACAGGATCAAGGATGACAGCAGAGTCCAAGAATCCTGA
- a CDS encoding response regulator, which translates to MNEFKVLLVDDETDFVETLVKRLRKRKLDVRSASSGQKALELLGESPSDVVVLDVKMPDMDGIETLRRIKKIAPSVEVIMLTGHANVEVAIQGMELGAFDYLMKPIDIDDLLYKLQDAYKKKCYGTGN; encoded by the coding sequence GTGAACGAATTCAAAGTTTTGTTGGTGGATGACGAAACAGACTTTGTAGAGACTCTTGTTAAGAGATTGAGAAAACGAAAACTTGACGTAAGGTCGGCGTCCAGCGGCCAAAAGGCCCTGGAACTTCTTGGAGAATCACCATCCGACGTGGTAGTTCTAGATGTAAAGATGCCGGACATGGACGGAATCGAAACACTTAGGAGAATCAAAAAGATTGCGCCTTCCGTTGAAGTTATCATGTTGACAGGCCACGCTAATGTTGAAGTAGCAATACAGGGAATGGAATTAGGGGCCTTCGACTATTTAATGAAACCGATAGACATTGATGACCTGCTGTACAAGCTTCAGGACGCATATAAGAAAAAGTGCTACGGTACGGGTAACTAA
- a CDS encoding PEP/pyruvate-binding domain-containing protein has translation MSKFPAFLRKFFFRNRSVGSASHSVDDLRAAFAHRYHNFKLLLTANNKALEIMTDLEKALQGIRPFGMSFVRSNCTGVSVNVFRMIKHLDELAPGKYRELYDSFKHIRDHINLTLAYKKVFQTERLVLPLSEVTRDSLDEAGAKMANVGTIRNEIGLPTPDGFVVTAGGYERFVSHNDLQAEIDRRVQATNTERIDLLYRLSTDLQNLIISASLPSDLENEILLAYQFLEKNQGKGVRVSMRSSALGEDSSGTTFAGQFRSTLNVSAESIIYSYKDIVASKYSLPAITYRLNRGIPDEDVAMCVGCMAMVNAAAGGVMYSCNPLNVRDRSILINSVWGLPKAVVDGSIDPDLFIVSRNETFQIHQKSLRDKKLEFVCFPEEGVCRQELTGEKSKTQSISDGQALDLAKMADTLEDFYGSPQDIEWAIDSNGSIFILQCRPLQEIELRNIDENILNAELENQSLTVAAGGQTASPGVAFGPVYIVKNDVDKLKFPAGSVLVTAQALPRWAPMLGSASAVITEIGGITGHLANVSREFGIPAIFGLAGATEIFQNAQEITVDADGHRVYTGKIDSLLNSNATKKNLMAGSPIFEILEKVSQQIVPLNLLDPDNPDFHPRKCTTLHDITRFCHEKSVHEMFNFGKEHRFSERSSKQLVCDVPMQWWIINLDDGFKENIDGKFVHIDNIVSIPMLAMWEGIIAVPWEGPPPVDAKGFMSVLMQATTNPALDPSMRSAYSARNYFMLSRNFCSLSSRFGFHFSTIEALVSERSSENYVRFTFKGGAADFPRRRRRAIFVGEILERFEFRSEIREDSAFARVEGLDQAVMEDKLRILGYLIIHTRQLDMVMSNGASINQYRNKILADLNTKVLKIA, from the coding sequence ATGAGCAAGTTTCCTGCATTTCTAAGGAAATTCTTTTTTAGGAACCGTAGCGTCGGTTCCGCTTCTCATAGTGTTGACGATCTTCGGGCGGCTTTTGCTCACCGCTATCACAACTTCAAACTGCTACTTACTGCCAATAACAAAGCTCTTGAGATAATGACCGATCTTGAGAAAGCTCTCCAGGGTATTCGACCATTCGGAATGTCCTTTGTTCGCTCGAACTGTACAGGGGTATCAGTAAATGTTTTCAGAATGATTAAACACCTGGATGAATTGGCTCCAGGCAAGTATAGGGAACTTTATGACTCCTTTAAACACATTAGAGATCATATTAACTTGACATTGGCCTATAAGAAAGTCTTTCAAACCGAAAGGCTGGTATTACCTTTGTCTGAAGTTACCCGAGACAGCCTCGATGAAGCTGGGGCTAAGATGGCCAATGTAGGGACAATCCGAAATGAGATCGGCCTACCTACTCCTGATGGATTCGTGGTCACAGCGGGAGGCTACGAAAGGTTCGTCTCCCACAATGATCTACAAGCTGAGATAGATCGGAGAGTTCAGGCCACAAATACCGAAAGAATTGACCTTCTGTATCGGTTAAGCACGGATCTGCAGAATCTCATTATCAGCGCTTCCCTGCCTTCTGATCTGGAAAACGAAATACTCCTGGCCTATCAATTTCTCGAGAAAAATCAGGGCAAGGGCGTACGTGTCTCGATGCGCAGCAGCGCTCTTGGAGAAGATTCATCAGGAACTACATTTGCCGGTCAGTTTCGATCTACTCTCAATGTCAGCGCTGAAAGCATCATTTATTCGTATAAAGATATCGTGGCAAGTAAGTACAGCCTTCCAGCCATAACCTACCGGTTGAATCGTGGAATTCCCGACGAAGATGTGGCCATGTGCGTGGGTTGCATGGCAATGGTTAACGCTGCGGCTGGAGGAGTAATGTACTCCTGCAATCCGCTGAACGTCAGAGATCGCTCAATTCTAATCAACTCGGTGTGGGGGCTTCCAAAAGCTGTTGTTGACGGATCCATAGACCCTGATTTATTTATAGTCTCTCGCAACGAGACTTTCCAAATTCATCAGAAATCTCTCAGAGACAAGAAACTCGAATTTGTTTGTTTTCCAGAAGAAGGTGTTTGTAGACAAGAATTGACTGGAGAGAAAAGCAAGACCCAGTCGATATCTGACGGCCAGGCTTTAGATCTCGCAAAAATGGCTGACACACTTGAAGATTTTTACGGGAGCCCTCAAGACATTGAATGGGCCATTGACTCAAATGGATCTATTTTTATCTTGCAGTGCAGACCCCTCCAGGAAATCGAACTCCGAAACATTGATGAAAATATTCTGAACGCCGAACTGGAAAATCAATCCCTAACAGTTGCGGCGGGTGGCCAGACTGCCTCTCCTGGGGTTGCGTTCGGGCCGGTATATATAGTCAAAAATGATGTCGACAAGCTCAAATTCCCGGCCGGATCAGTATTAGTGACAGCCCAGGCTCTACCTCGTTGGGCCCCCATGCTTGGCAGCGCTTCGGCTGTGATTACTGAGATAGGAGGAATAACAGGGCATCTTGCTAACGTGTCTCGGGAATTTGGGATTCCTGCAATATTTGGCCTAGCAGGCGCTACTGAAATCTTTCAAAACGCTCAGGAAATTACTGTGGACGCTGATGGACATCGCGTATATACAGGCAAAATTGATAGTTTGCTTAACAGTAACGCAACAAAGAAAAACCTCATGGCCGGAAGCCCGATATTCGAAATACTTGAAAAGGTGTCTCAACAAATTGTTCCTTTAAACCTGCTTGATCCGGATAATCCCGATTTTCATCCTCGAAAGTGCACAACACTTCACGATATTACACGGTTCTGTCATGAAAAATCGGTCCACGAAATGTTTAACTTCGGGAAGGAACACCGTTTCTCCGAAAGGTCAAGCAAACAGTTGGTTTGTGATGTCCCGATGCAATGGTGGATCATTAACCTGGACGACGGGTTCAAAGAGAATATCGATGGGAAATTCGTGCATATCGACAACATCGTTTCGATTCCTATGCTCGCTATGTGGGAGGGCATAATAGCGGTTCCGTGGGAGGGGCCACCACCTGTCGACGCAAAGGGATTCATGTCTGTGCTAATGCAGGCTACGACAAATCCTGCCTTGGATCCTTCAATGCGCTCCGCTTATTCGGCCAGAAACTATTTCATGCTTTCCAGGAATTTCTGTAGCCTGTCATCAAGGTTTGGCTTTCACTTTTCGACAATAGAAGCGCTTGTCAGTGAAAGATCCTCAGAAAATTATGTGAGATTCACATTCAAAGGAGGCGCGGCTGATTTTCCAAGGCGCAGACGTCGAGCAATTTTCGTAGGAGAGATTCTCGAAAGATTCGAATTCAGATCAGAGATAAGAGAGGATAGCGCGTTCGCGCGTGTCGAAGGACTCGATCAAGCCGTCATGGAGGACAAACTCAGAATCCTTGGGTACCTAATCATTCATACTCGACAACTTGATATGGTGATGTCCAACGGAGCTTCGATAAATCAGTATAGAAACAAAATACTGGCCGACTTGAATACAAAAGTCTTAAAGATAGCCTAA
- the recA gene encoding recombinase RecA — MAKSKKSTESIEGAKPETERSRAVELAVTQIEKQFGRGSIMKLGHAGVIPDVKAISTGSLGLDLAIGIGGIPQGRIVEVFGPESSGKTTLCLHVIAEAQKTGGFAAFVDAEHALDVHYAKRLGVKTDELLVSQPDTGEQALEITEILVRSGAMDVIVIDSVAALVPKAEIEGEMGDSHMGLQARLMSQALRKLTAAISRSNTSVIFTNQIRQKIGVMFGNPETTTGGNALKFYASVRLDIRRIGQIKEGENITGSRTRVKVVKNKMAPPFRQVEFDIMYNEGISAAGEILDLAVESGIVEKSGAWYSYGDDRIGQGRENVKGFLRENPEILADVRKKILESHRTVSNSHELPEVETSVSEAQPSEEF, encoded by the coding sequence ATGGCCAAGAGCAAGAAATCAACTGAATCTATTGAAGGAGCTAAGCCCGAAACTGAACGTTCAAGGGCCGTCGAACTTGCTGTGACCCAGATAGAGAAACAATTTGGACGCGGTTCAATAATGAAACTCGGACACGCTGGGGTGATACCGGATGTTAAGGCTATTTCTACGGGTTCACTAGGACTAGACCTGGCCATAGGGATTGGAGGAATTCCTCAGGGAAGGATTGTAGAAGTTTTTGGCCCTGAATCCTCTGGGAAGACTACTCTCTGCCTTCACGTGATAGCGGAAGCCCAGAAAACAGGTGGGTTTGCCGCGTTTGTAGACGCTGAACACGCGCTGGATGTGCATTACGCCAAGCGGCTGGGTGTGAAGACTGACGAGTTACTTGTTTCACAGCCGGACACGGGAGAACAGGCCCTGGAGATTACGGAAATACTTGTCCGTTCAGGAGCCATGGACGTTATCGTGATAGACTCCGTAGCGGCTTTGGTTCCAAAAGCTGAAATCGAAGGGGAAATGGGTGACTCTCATATGGGGCTGCAAGCGAGGCTAATGTCTCAAGCCTTGCGGAAGCTCACAGCGGCCATTTCAAGATCCAACACCTCAGTAATATTTACGAACCAGATCCGTCAAAAAATTGGGGTCATGTTTGGTAACCCCGAAACAACCACTGGTGGGAACGCCCTGAAATTTTATGCTTCTGTAAGGCTGGACATTCGCAGGATAGGCCAAATCAAGGAAGGTGAGAATATCACCGGTTCCAGAACAAGAGTGAAAGTCGTGAAGAACAAGATGGCCCCGCCCTTTAGGCAGGTCGAATTCGACATCATGTACAATGAAGGAATCTCCGCTGCTGGAGAAATATTGGATCTTGCTGTAGAAAGCGGAATCGTAGAAAAGTCCGGAGCGTGGTATTCTTACGGTGACGATAGAATTGGGCAAGGCAGGGAAAATGTTAAGGGATTCCTGAGAGAAAATCCTGAAATATTGGCGGATGTCAGGAAGAAAATTCTAGAATCCCACCGAACTGTATCCAATTCGCATGAACTACCCGAAGTTGAAACGTCAGTGTCAGAGGCTCAACCATCCGAAGAATTCTGA
- a CDS encoding YifB family Mg chelatase-like AAA ATPase — translation MLAQVHSGALVGIDAYPVEVEIDVYNGLPAITVVGLPDSAVKESAARVKSAIVNSGFPFPARRITVNLAPAGLRKEGSGFDLPIALGVLVGLNFLVPEKMDRYMIVGELSLDGTVKEVRGVLSLAIAARDRGFMGIMVPESNLAEAAVVEGIDTLGISNLVSAVGFLMDKISIEPARPSGNHEVKTRGDYQVDFCDIKGQEYAKRAVEVAAAGGHNVLMVGPPGSGKTMLSQRIPTILPEPVFEEALQTTRIYSAAGLLGKDKSIVTRRPFRSPHHTVSDAGLIGGGAIPHPGEVSLAHNGVLFLDEMPEFRKNVLEVLRQPLEDGEVTISRAHVAITFPARFMLVAAMNPCPCGYRGDAKHECLCSRQTIERYWAKISGPLLDRIDIHVEVPSVEWRDLTGTEMSESSEIIRNRVNQARSAQLERLGKHNIFSNAHMKSSLIRKYCALDKQSLDFLEKVVDRLGLSARAYHRVLKIARTIADLDGSENIGSGHVSEAIQYRSLDRRYD, via the coding sequence TTGTTAGCTCAAGTTCATTCCGGAGCATTGGTTGGGATTGACGCCTATCCGGTAGAGGTTGAAATCGATGTCTACAATGGACTGCCTGCGATAACCGTTGTTGGATTGCCTGACAGCGCAGTAAAGGAAAGCGCCGCACGGGTAAAATCGGCAATCGTAAATAGTGGCTTCCCTTTTCCGGCCCGTCGCATAACAGTCAACCTTGCGCCGGCGGGTCTGCGAAAAGAAGGTTCAGGATTTGATTTGCCAATTGCGCTTGGCGTTCTTGTTGGCCTGAATTTCCTTGTACCTGAAAAAATGGACAGATACATGATAGTGGGGGAACTCTCGTTGGACGGAACCGTCAAGGAAGTCCGTGGAGTTCTCTCCCTCGCGATAGCGGCTCGTGACAGGGGATTCATGGGTATCATGGTTCCTGAATCAAATTTGGCTGAGGCTGCTGTAGTTGAAGGGATCGATACTTTGGGTATTTCAAATCTGGTCAGCGCTGTAGGTTTTCTTATGGACAAAATATCTATTGAACCGGCAAGACCAAGTGGAAATCATGAGGTAAAAACAAGAGGAGATTATCAAGTCGACTTCTGCGATATAAAAGGACAGGAATACGCCAAGAGAGCTGTGGAAGTCGCCGCTGCTGGAGGTCACAACGTACTCATGGTGGGGCCACCGGGCTCTGGAAAGACCATGCTTTCCCAAAGAATTCCCACGATTCTTCCCGAACCGGTTTTTGAGGAAGCTCTCCAGACCACACGGATATACTCCGCCGCGGGCTTGTTGGGTAAGGACAAATCCATAGTGACCCGAAGGCCTTTTCGATCGCCTCATCATACGGTGTCTGACGCAGGACTCATAGGAGGTGGAGCTATACCACACCCAGGAGAGGTTTCCTTGGCTCATAACGGGGTGTTGTTTCTCGATGAAATGCCCGAGTTTAGAAAAAACGTGCTTGAAGTCTTGAGACAACCGCTGGAAGATGGTGAGGTAACCATATCCAGGGCTCATGTGGCCATTACTTTTCCAGCCCGTTTCATGCTTGTGGCGGCCATGAACCCCTGCCCTTGCGGTTACCGGGGAGACGCGAAACACGAGTGCCTGTGTTCACGTCAAACAATTGAGCGTTATTGGGCGAAAATATCCGGACCATTGCTGGACCGGATTGACATCCACGTGGAGGTTCCATCGGTCGAATGGAGGGACCTTACTGGAACTGAAATGAGCGAATCATCGGAGATAATTCGGAACAGAGTTAACCAAGCCAGATCCGCTCAGTTAGAACGGCTGGGCAAGCATAACATTTTCTCGAACGCTCATATGAAATCATCATTAATTCGCAAATACTGCGCTCTAGACAAACAATCACTCGACTTTCTTGAAAAGGTTGTGGATCGACTTGGATTGTCGGCTCGAGCATATCACCGGGTTTTGAAAATCGCTAGAACTATAGCCGATCTCGATGGTAGCGAAAATATCGGGTCTGGACATGTGTCTGAAGCGATTCAATACCGATCGCTGGACCGTCGTTACGACTAG
- a CDS encoding TonB family protein, producing MDLDLADGLEPERLALPSTLAIDESETERILKYCILTAFLIHALLFFVVTRIVGAQPQNELLKPGEKITQVRLVEPQESWNSKEPPPKDAAAISDRDHTALKQRLPKMPVPPKPPIGSMQEPPRRMASLSPPMAPEDLIKKRSEAPEEDAKKALQQERVQKKARVHEKESSSQNSPQKNHKKNIDLRPTPGEIAKGLSSSFAGPNDFFPQGDVEEAVVDINTREDKFFSYMLHLKRKIQGVWVYPTSAAHSGVGGSLAVEFSIAKNGELLYVNLLDSSGHSILDDSAIKAIKSAAPYYPFPARLHAKRLRIRANFIYITSSFLRNIM from the coding sequence ATGGATTTGGATTTGGCGGACGGCCTAGAGCCGGAACGTCTGGCTCTCCCGTCAACTTTAGCTATTGACGAGTCTGAAACAGAGAGGATCCTTAAATATTGTATACTGACTGCTTTTCTTATTCATGCGCTTCTTTTTTTCGTAGTGACCAGGATTGTTGGAGCCCAGCCCCAGAATGAGCTTCTCAAACCCGGAGAGAAGATTACGCAGGTGAGATTGGTAGAACCTCAGGAATCCTGGAACAGCAAGGAGCCGCCCCCAAAAGATGCCGCAGCAATTTCTGACAGGGATCATACAGCATTGAAACAGCGGTTACCGAAGATGCCTGTTCCCCCAAAACCTCCGATTGGATCTATGCAGGAACCCCCGAGACGAATGGCCTCACTCTCGCCGCCTATGGCCCCAGAGGACCTTATAAAGAAGAGATCCGAGGCCCCGGAGGAAGACGCCAAGAAGGCCTTGCAACAAGAACGAGTTCAAAAAAAAGCTAGAGTTCATGAGAAAGAATCGAGTTCTCAGAATTCTCCGCAGAAGAATCATAAGAAGAATATAGATCTTAGGCCGACTCCAGGTGAAATAGCCAAAGGCCTTTCCAGTTCATTCGCCGGCCCAAATGATTTTTTCCCTCAAGGAGATGTCGAAGAGGCGGTAGTAGATATAAATACAAGAGAAGATAAGTTCTTCTCATACATGCTTCACCTCAAGAGAAAGATCCAGGGGGTGTGGGTTTACCCAACATCAGCGGCTCACTCCGGCGTAGGCGGAAGTTTGGCCGTCGAATTTTCTATAGCGAAAAATGGTGAACTACTTTACGTGAATCTGCTCGATTCTTCCGGGCACAGCATTTTAGACGATTCCGCTATTAAGGCTATAAAATCGGCTGCGCCATATTACCCATTTCCTGCAAGGCTTCACGCCAAGAGGCTGCGAATTCGAGCCAACTTTATCTACATAACGAGCAGTTTTCTCCGAAACATAATGTGA